The genomic window CGACCGGCGTTACACAGTGGTGAAAGTCAGTGACAAATATGCGTCGGGCATGCCCGGCCGCGAGGAGTATTTCGCGGCTGTGCATCAACAGATGTTCGATGAGGGCGGCTGTGCGGCATTCCTCAATTGCTTACTGAACGTCGAGGTCGATTGGAACCTCATCCGCCGTCCGTTCGTAACGCCGGAACACAGTGAGCAGGCGCTACACTCCCTCGCCCCGGACCTGCGTTGGTTTCACGGTTTGCTCGACGAAGGCGGTGCGTTGCCGGGCGCTGAACGTGAGGGCGCTGTCCTCGTTGACCGGGACATGCTCTACGCGAGCTACGCCGAAGCATGCAAGGCGGCCGGCGCTCGACGACTGCCAAGCCGAAAGTCACTGACGACGCTCTTGCAGCAACACGGCGTTGGCGAGTGTCGCCCCGCCAAAGCCAACCGAATCGGCTGCCGCCCTCGCCTGTATCAATTCCCCGCACTGCCGCAGATGCGTCGGGAATTCGAGCGTCGATTGGGCGGACCAGTTGAGTGGAGCCCGCGAGACGGGTGGGAGTGTGATGCAATGGGAACGGACATTCCCGAAAGCACACCTGACCTGAAAATCGTATCAGCGGGTGCCTTATGAGCGCCGCGCCTACAAGCGTCGAGGCGCTGTATGTCATTGACATTTTTGTTCGTCCAAGCGGTAGCCTAGGAGTTGCCGTCCGCGCGCCGGCTTGGGCCGAGCAGTCGCGGGACGGTCACCCGCGCTGGATGCTTTGGTGTCCGATATGTGGCGAGCTTCACACCCACGGCCGCGTCAGCAATGACAGCCTACACCGGGTGGCGCACTGCGCGCACGTCGAAGCGGGCGATTACTACTTGCGTCCAATACCGGGCTTGCATCCACGCCGCCGGCCAACAGTCCTCGCCGAAAATGCACGCGCCGCACGACGCGCACGCGATCTAATCCGCCGAAAGGCGTCACGTCGCTAGTCGCCGCACCGCTTGACCGCCTGTTCTCGAATATCACTGTTGTATCACGGGAGGACCCACGAGGAAACACAAACACATGACGCAAGCGAACGACCACCCTGACACGCCCACCGATTCGGCGCCCGATACGAGGACGCCGGTACCCGCCATGTCGATGGAGATTGCCGCGACCCTCATGGCCGCGCGGGTGCTTAACTACCAAGCCCCGCCGCAGACGGCGCCTGAGTTGCCGAACATGTCGTCGCCACGATGCAGGGCGTCTTTCACCGGAAGGGCACGAACGACGAGAAGTGAAACGGCCTGACCGCCGCGTTGCTACCGCACCAAAGCACGATGTGAGACCCCGCAACATCGTTGTTTTTTTTTCCCACGGCGCGGTCCGGTCAATGCCTTCCGCGCTTTTCTTCACAGGGACGACCCGGAAACATGACAAGACGTGAAACTGGTACGAAACGAACAGCCCGCACCCGAGAGTCTGTCGAAGGCAATCTGGACGCTGGCCGCGTCGCTTCCGCCCGGCACGGCTGTTCCTGTCCCAAGTGATTGGCTCATGCAGCAGCTAGGTGCAATCGGCCCGAGTTCGGCAACCGCCCCGCCGGCAACCGGCCGCCTGCTCACGGCTGACGAAGCGGCAACGCGACTCGGAATGACCAAGCAGACGCTGTACCGAAACGCGAAACGATTTCCCTTCACCGTTCACGTTGGGCGCCGCGCGCTGCGGTTCGACGAGAACAAATTGAATCACTGGCTTGCGCGACATACCGGCGCGCGCGCAGCATGAGCGGTTCTCTACCGCCCAAGGCGGGCAAGGAGGTTGCCGTGAAAGCGAAGCGCGAGCGGGGCGAAGGTTCTATCTATCAGCGGGGGAAGGCGTGGTGGATCAAGTATTCAGTGCGCGGAAAGGTCTACCGTGAGAGCAGCAGGTCAGACAAGCCGGGTCATGCAACGCGCTTGTTACGTCGCCGCTTGTCCGAAATTCAATCGGGGCGCCACGCTCCCGACGCCGAGCGAGTCGAGTTTGAGGATTTGGTGAAGCTGGTCGAGAACGATTACCGGCTGAACTCGAACCGCTCTTGGCTGCGAGCGGCTAGGTCGTTCGCACGACTTCGCAAGGCGTTCGGCGATGTCCGAGCCGTGGACATCACTGCGGACCGCGTCACGAAGTACGTAGCGGCGCGCATGGACGAGGGAGCCGCGCAGGCGACGATCTCGAACGAACTGGCCGCCTTGAAGCGCGGCTTCGCGCTCGCGATTCGAGCGGGGCGACTACACGGCAAGCCAGCGTTTCCAATGATCCGCTTGGACAACGCCCGCAAGGGATTCTTCGAGGAAGACGACTTTCGGGCGCTGGTGGCCGAGTTACCGCCTTATCTCCGCTCGCCGATCATCTTCGCGTATCTGACCGGCTGGCGCATCACCGACGAAGTGTTGTCGCTGCGATGGGAACAGGTCGATTTGCACGCCGGCATAGTTCGCCGGGAAGTCGGCACAACGAAGAACCGCGACGGCCGCGAGTGGCCTATTCACGCGCTGCCGGAACTGGCGCGCCTGCTGCAATCGCTACGCGATGAGTCCAAGGCTGCGGGGCATATCACCCCTTTCGTGTTTAACCGTCACGGGAAGCCCATCAAGGACTTTCGCGGCGCATGGTCGTCCGCATGCGAGCGTGCGGCGTATCGCGAAGAAAACGGTACGCGCGTGCTCGTTCGGCCGGGGCTGGTCGCACGCCTTGAGATTGACCCGGCGACAGGCAAGGCCAAGCGCGTGCGACCGATCCCGCATGACTTCCGGCGCACCGCCGTTCGCAATCTTGAGCGCGCCGGCGTATCGCGGTCTGTTGCTATGAAGCTCGTCGGACACAAAACGGAGAGCATCTACCGGCGCTACGCTATCGTCTCCGCGCGCGATCTCGCCGAAGGCGTCGCGAAGCTCGCGAACCTGCACGACGGGCACAAAACGGGCACAAAAGACGAAACCGACGCAGGCGCGTCGGTCTCGATGGAGCAGCCGCAACTCGCTGCGATGTAACTACATGCCCAAGGCGGGACTCGAACCCGCAAGGCCCGAAGGCCGGGGGATTTTGAGTCCCCTGCGTCTACCAATTCCGCCACCCGGGCCGGGACTCGAATGTAGTCGCGGCTCCAAGCCCTCTCAACGTTCGGCCGGATTCTCCGGCGGAGGCGGGCCATCGGGGGGGGGCGCGTTCGGCTGATTCTGCCGGAGCTTCTGGAGGTTCTGCGTCAAACGCTCCTGCAAGGCCGTGTACCGCGCGCGCTGGAGCGGCGTCAGAAACCCGCCGAGCTCCTTCTGCTCGGCCTCGAATAGATCGGCGCGGCGTCGCTGGGCCTGCACCAGCACATTCATGTGCTGCTCGATGACGGCGTTTTGGTCGATGCCGGTTGTGTCTTGCATCGCCGCTCTGAGACCGAGCCGCGCCTGCCGCTCGTCGCGCTGAATGTCGGCGCGCTGACGCTCGTACTTCGAGTTCACCTGGTTGAGCGTGCGCATCTGCTGGTCGTTGAGATTGAGCTGCTTGCGCACGGCGACCATCCACGCCTGACGCACGCGCCGCTGCAACGCCACGCGCTCGGCGGGCGGCTGCGCGGAGTCACGACGTTCGGCTTGACGCTCGGCCTTCAGCGCGGCGCGCGGACGACGCGGCGGCGGGAGCACGGCGCGTCCGCCGCCGCCCTGTGCGAAACCGGCGGCCGGCATCAGCGCCACTCCCGATAGCGATGCGATCACCAGCAAACGTCCGATCGTTCTCACGTGGCCACTCTCACAATCCCGTCGGCGACGTCGTTCGGCCGCCGACACGCAATGTCACCGGCTCCGGCTCGGTGATCGGCGTCGCGTCCATGTGCTCGATCGCGTCGAGCAACGATTTGAGCTGTCGCTCGTTGAGATCGCCGATCCGGTTGTTCGTCAAAGCGCTCGCTTGGTCGTCGGTCGATGCCATCTCCTCGCGGTCCCGCACCGCCGGAGCCGACGGTTTCACAGGCCGCGGCTGGACCGGTACGGACGCCCTCGTTGCGTTTGGTGCCGGCGAGCGAACGCCGCCGCTCGGAACCAACGGCGGCACGTTCGTGGTCGATTCGGTCGCGGCACTCTTTACCTGACCCACCGCCGGCGTGGTTGCTGAATCGCGTCCGCCATCGCGTGCGTTGCGCATCACCGCCAACGACGTTCCGCCGGCGACGATGAACGTCACCGCCGCGGCGATGCGCCAATCGCTCAAGACGCGCCCACCCCAGCCGCGCCGCCGCTCCATTGGGCGAACCGCGCCGGGCTTCGGCAGCGCCGCGACAATGCGATCCACGTCGACGCGTGGTGTCTCGCGATCCAACGAGCCCCGCAAGGACCGCAGCAGCTCGAGCTCCGAGCGACAGTCCGCGCAGCCATCGACGTGCGCGACGACTCGCGCGCGGGTACGCGCGTCGAGCCGCTCGTGCAACAGATCCGGCAACAGGTCCCGGACGTCGGCGTTTGGACAATCACTCATCGAGAAACTCCTTCACAGCGCGCATCGCGTTGTGGTAATGCACCCGCGCCGCGCCTTCGGTGGTCCCGACAGCCGCGGCAATCTCCTTGTACGACAACCCTTCCGCTACCCGAAGCGTAAAAACCTCCTTCTGCGTCGGCGACAGCCGGCTCACCGCCTTCCGCATCCGCCGCTCCGTTTCCGTCGCCACCACGCCGTCGAGCGCATCGTACTCCGTGGACGCATCGTCTTCCTGAATCTCGACGCGGTCTCGCCGTCGTTTTTCCGACCGGCGCCGGTCCACCAGCAAACGCCGCTCGATCGTGAACAGCCACGTGCGAAACGAGCTCTCTCCTCGAAAACCATCGAGCGAGTTGAACGCTCGCACGAACGTGTCTTGCACCAACTCGTCGACCTCGTTTCGTTCTCCCGAGGCCACCGCGAACCGAGCGAGCGCCGACGCGTGCCGAGCGACCAACGCGCTGGCCGCACGTTCGTCACCGGATTTCCAACGAGCGATGAGCTCTGAGTCCAGCCCCTCATCGGCGTCTCTCCGGGTGTCCTGGCCGCCGTCGCGCGCCGCGTCGCTCATTCGGTTCAAACGGTAGACGTCACAGGCCTTGCGCCGTTAAGGTCCAGATCGGCAGGGTTCGCTGGCGACTGTCCCCGGCTCGGGACGGGCCTCGACGGGCTGAGGCGAACAAAGCCTGCCGGGCTGGTGTTTCCTAGTAGACGAACAATGGCAATCGAACGAATCGCCCATCGCGGCGCCCGCATCGAGCTTCCCGAGAACACGCTCGCCGCATTTGGGCGGGCGTTCGAGCGGGGAGCGAACGCCATCGAGTTGGATGTCCACGCCACGTGTGATGGGGTCGTCGTCGTTCACCATGACCCCGACCTGGCGCTCCCGGTCAGCATTCCGCGTCGCGCGATCGCTGAGATGACGTGGCAGGAAGTCGACGCAAGTCGCCTGCTGACGCAGATTTCCATCCCGACGCTCGCGGAAGTTCTCGCCATGGTTCCGGCGAGCGCGACGGTGTACGTCGAGATCAAGGGCCTCCAGATCGAGCTGGCCGTGGCCGACGTGATCGGGCGGTCATCCGCCCACTGTGCTGTGCATTCGTTCGACCACGACACGATCGAGCGCTTCAAGAGCATCGCGCCAGACGTCCCGCGCGGCATCCTGTTCGAAGGAAACGCCGAACAGCTGGACGTCGAGGTCCGGCGTATCGGCGCGCGCGACGTCTGGCCGCACTACTCGCTCATCGACGCCGCCCTCGTCGCGCGAACGCGCGCCCTTGGTGCGCGAACGATCGCCTGGACGGTGAATGACGCCACGGAAGCGCGGCGGCTCGCCGGA from Gemmatimonadaceae bacterium includes these protein-coding regions:
- a CDS encoding tyrosine-type recombinase/integrase, with the translated sequence MSGSLPPKAGKEVAVKAKRERGEGSIYQRGKAWWIKYSVRGKVYRESSRSDKPGHATRLLRRRLSEIQSGRHAPDAERVEFEDLVKLVENDYRLNSNRSWLRAARSFARLRKAFGDVRAVDITADRVTKYVAARMDEGAAQATISNELAALKRGFALAIRAGRLHGKPAFPMIRLDNARKGFFEEDDFRALVAELPPYLRSPIIFAYLTGWRITDEVLSLRWEQVDLHAGIVRREVGTTKNRDGREWPIHALPELARLLQSLRDESKAAGHITPFVFNRHGKPIKDFRGAWSSACERAAYREENGTRVLVRPGLVARLEIDPATGKAKRVRPIPHDFRRTAVRNLERAGVSRSVAMKLVGHKTESIYRRYAIVSARDLAEGVAKLANLHDGHKTGTKDETDAGASVSMEQPQLAAM
- a CDS encoding zf-HC2 domain-containing protein; the protein is MSDCPNADVRDLLPDLLHERLDARTRARVVAHVDGCADCRSELELLRSLRGSLDRETPRVDVDRIVAALPKPGAVRPMERRRGWGGRVLSDWRIAAAVTFIVAGGTSLAVMRNARDGGRDSATTPAVGQVKSAATESTTNVPPLVPSGGVRSPAPNATRASVPVQPRPVKPSAPAVRDREEMASTDDQASALTNNRIGDLNERQLKSLLDAIEHMDATPITEPEPVTLRVGGRTTSPTGL
- a CDS encoding RNA polymerase sigma factor; translation: MSDAARDGGQDTRRDADEGLDSELIARWKSGDERAASALVARHASALARFAVASGERNEVDELVQDTFVRAFNSLDGFRGESSFRTWLFTIERRLLVDRRRSEKRRRDRVEIQEDDASTEYDALDGVVATETERRMRKAVSRLSPTQKEVFTLRVAEGLSYKEIAAAVGTTEGAARVHYHNAMRAVKEFLDE
- a CDS encoding glycerophosphodiester phosphodiesterase, with the translated sequence MAIERIAHRGARIELPENTLAAFGRAFERGANAIELDVHATCDGVVVVHHDPDLALPVSIPRRAIAEMTWQEVDASRLLTQISIPTLAEVLAMVPASATVYVEIKGLQIELAVADVIGRSSAHCAVHSFDHDTIERFKSIAPDVPRGILFEGNAEQLDVEVRRIGARDVWPHYSLIDAALVARTRALGARTIAWTVNDATEARRLAGLGVDGICTDDVRLLDGLELGPLAQS